The Diaphorobacter ruginosibacter genome contains a region encoding:
- a CDS encoding phosphate/phosphite/phosphonate ABC transporter substrate-binding protein, giving the protein MSNRPWATPGSPGHASGRPLVASSLRRLARGLAGTVLATGLAAGAANAADLTMGISEGTSGGLDHAQVIAKYQPLANVIAAAIGAKVDVVFVREFKALESGMQTNRFDFMMARPSDYPARGLRDYKYRFVASAKPDGQCLIVVPRDSPIKTLADAKGKRFVMPEKVSYMSRFCAAELRDQGILLDKENVKYVREQGAVTFYMDNHFSDVGGLASYSGAAKKWLQAGNRVIHKSVEQPYFPLIASGEIPEAQVAAARKAVLSLGETPAGQAVLKGIGIERFDAGGEQRLRELLKWLGTEATEATAAK; this is encoded by the coding sequence ATGTCCAATCGCCCATGGGCCACCCCAGGGAGCCCTGGTCACGCCAGCGGCCGCCCGCTCGTCGCGTCTTCCCTGCGCAGGCTGGCCCGAGGCCTTGCCGGCACCGTGCTCGCCACCGGGCTTGCTGCCGGCGCCGCGAACGCCGCCGACCTGACCATGGGGATCAGCGAGGGCACCTCAGGGGGGCTGGATCACGCGCAGGTGATTGCCAAGTACCAGCCGCTGGCCAACGTGATCGCCGCGGCCATCGGCGCAAAGGTCGATGTGGTGTTCGTGCGCGAGTTCAAGGCGCTCGAAAGTGGCATGCAGACCAACCGCTTTGACTTCATGATGGCCCGCCCCAGCGACTACCCGGCACGCGGCCTGCGCGACTACAAGTACCGCTTTGTCGCGAGCGCCAAGCCCGACGGGCAATGCCTGATCGTCGTACCCAGGGATTCACCGATCAAGACGCTGGCTGATGCAAAGGGCAAACGCTTCGTCATGCCGGAAAAGGTCTCCTACATGAGCCGTTTCTGCGCCGCGGAACTCCGCGATCAGGGCATTCTTCTCGACAAGGAAAACGTCAAGTATGTGCGTGAGCAGGGCGCGGTGACCTTCTACATGGACAACCACTTCTCCGACGTGGGCGGCCTGGCCTCGTATTCCGGCGCCGCCAAAAAATGGCTGCAGGCGGGCAACCGGGTGATCCACAAGAGCGTGGAGCAGCCCTACTTCCCGCTGATCGCCAGTGGCGAGATTCCGGAAGCCCAGGTGGCCGCCGCGCGCAAGGCGGTGCTGAGCCTGGGGGAGACTCCCGCCGGCCAGGCCGTGCTCAAGGGCATCGGCATCGAGCGCTTTGATGCCGGGGGCGAGCAGCGCCTGCGCGAGCTGCTCAAGTGGCTGGGCACCGAGGCAACGGAGGCCACCGCCGCGAAATAA
- a CDS encoding tyrosine recombinase XerC, with protein sequence MVLPPEALQYLEYVRVQKRLAARTLTLYTLDLEKLVQFAAGANRPLLELQNAHIRGFVARMHGAGRSGRGIALILSGWRGFFAWAARQGLVPNNPVQDVRAPRAPKPLPKALGVDDAVRLAEHEQPGADPWLEARDAAIVELLYGCGLRVGELVGLDVIATSAAHAQGRGWLDLQAGEAHVFGKGAKRRSVPMGAAAMQAVRSWLEVRAQPFGGAQSGGPSARLDSALFVGRRGARLTPQSVWLRLRERSQLAGLTTPVHPHMLRHSFASHLLQSSGNLRAVQELLGHANITTTQVYTRLDFQHLAQVYDAAHPRARRKSED encoded by the coding sequence GTGGTGCTGCCCCCCGAGGCGCTGCAATACCTGGAATACGTGCGCGTGCAGAAGCGCCTCGCGGCCCGCACGCTCACGCTCTACACGCTCGATCTGGAAAAGCTGGTGCAGTTCGCTGCCGGCGCGAACCGGCCGCTGCTTGAACTGCAGAATGCGCACATCCGCGGCTTCGTCGCGCGCATGCACGGCGCGGGGCGCTCCGGGCGTGGCATTGCGCTGATCCTGTCGGGCTGGCGCGGCTTCTTCGCGTGGGCCGCGCGCCAGGGGCTGGTGCCGAACAACCCGGTGCAGGATGTGCGCGCGCCGCGTGCCCCCAAGCCGCTGCCCAAGGCGCTGGGAGTCGACGACGCCGTGCGGCTGGCAGAACATGAACAGCCGGGTGCCGATCCATGGCTCGAGGCGCGCGATGCGGCCATCGTCGAGCTGCTCTATGGTTGCGGGCTGCGCGTGGGCGAACTGGTGGGCCTCGATGTGATCGCCACCTCGGCGGCGCATGCCCAGGGCCGGGGCTGGCTTGACCTGCAGGCGGGCGAGGCCCACGTGTTCGGCAAAGGCGCCAAACGCCGCAGCGTGCCCATGGGGGCCGCGGCGATGCAGGCCGTGCGGTCCTGGCTCGAGGTGCGCGCGCAGCCGTTTGGTGGCGCGCAATCCGGCGGCCCGTCGGCCCGGCTCGATTCAGCGCTCTTCGTGGGCCGGCGCGGAGCGCGCCTGACCCCGCAGTCCGTCTGGCTGCGCCTGCGCGAGCGCAGTCAGCTGGCGGGGCTGACCACGCCCGTGCATCCGCACATGCTGCGTCATTCGTTCGCCAGCCACCTGCTGCAGTCCAGCGGGAACCTGCGCGCGGTGCAGGAGCTGCTGGGCCATGCCAACATCACGACGACACAGGTCTACACCCGCCTCGACTTCCAGCATCTCGCGCAGGTCTATGACGCGGCCCACCCGCGCGCGCGACGCAAGTCGGAGGACTGA
- a CDS encoding DUF484 family protein → MTHPHNVNPAVPPITEEDIAEFLLNTPDFFERHAEVLSSITITSPHGHRAVSLHERQAEMLREKIKGLEQRIMDMVRHSGENTAIGEKTHEWARRMLSVKEPIKLPAAVENGMRELFDVPQVALRVWGVGPVFASETFARGVSDDARAFASSLTSPFCGANMGFEPTQWLPQAAQVQSLALLPLRDGAIDSTEPAFGMLVLGSHDPARFDAAMGTEFLTRMAELASSALSRLR, encoded by the coding sequence ATGACCCATCCCCACAACGTGAACCCCGCCGTGCCACCCATCACCGAAGAAGACATCGCGGAATTCCTGCTCAACACGCCGGATTTCTTCGAACGCCATGCAGAGGTGCTGTCCAGCATCACCATCACGAGCCCGCACGGCCACCGTGCGGTCAGCCTGCACGAGCGGCAGGCCGAGATGCTGCGCGAGAAGATCAAGGGCCTGGAGCAGCGCATCATGGACATGGTGCGCCACAGCGGAGAGAACACTGCCATCGGCGAGAAGACCCATGAGTGGGCGCGCCGGATGCTGTCCGTGAAGGAGCCGATCAAGCTGCCGGCCGCCGTGGAGAACGGCATGCGCGAGCTGTTCGACGTGCCGCAGGTGGCCCTGCGCGTATGGGGCGTGGGCCCGGTGTTCGCCAGCGAGACCTTCGCGCGTGGCGTGAGCGATGATGCCCGCGCTTTCGCCTCTTCGCTGACCAGCCCGTTCTGCGGCGCGAACATGGGCTTCGAGCCGACGCAGTGGCTGCCCCAGGCCGCCCAGGTGCAGTCGCTTGCGCTGCTGCCGCTGCGCGATGGCGCCATCGACAGCACCGAGCCCGCGTTCGGCATGCTGGTGCTGGGCTCGCACGACCCGGCGCGCTTCGACGCGGCCATGGGAACGGAATTCCTCACGCGCATGGCCGAGCTCGCCAGCTCCGCGCTGTCGCGCCTGCGTTGA
- the dapF gene encoding diaminopimelate epimerase, translating into MQIRFTKMQGAGNDFVVLDETAGRRGLTAGQYRFIANRHFGIGADQILTVRAAPTPEVDFEYVIHNADGGEVEQCGNGARCFARFVRDKGLTDKDSIRVQTMKGVIAPQLMPDGRVTVDMGRPEFTPALVPFDAEGLVARVLGDGVQWPVDVRDAASGADTVVWCAVASMGNPHAVQLVEDVATAPVEIIGRQIESHRRFPNRVNAGFMQILGRAEVKLRVFERGVGETLACGTGACAAVATGIRLGLLDRRVDVHTPGGLLTIAWSGDPQDSVFMTGPATTVFEGQIDIPDDL; encoded by the coding sequence ATGCAGATCCGCTTCACCAAAATGCAGGGAGCCGGCAATGACTTCGTCGTGCTGGACGAGACGGCCGGGCGCCGTGGCCTGACGGCCGGGCAATACCGGTTCATCGCCAACCGCCATTTCGGCATCGGCGCCGACCAGATCCTGACGGTGCGTGCAGCGCCGACGCCGGAGGTGGATTTCGAATACGTGATCCACAACGCCGACGGCGGCGAGGTGGAGCAGTGCGGCAACGGCGCGCGCTGCTTTGCGCGCTTTGTGCGTGACAAGGGCCTGACCGACAAGGACTCGATCCGCGTGCAGACCATGAAGGGCGTGATCGCCCCGCAACTGATGCCCGATGGCCGCGTCACGGTCGACATGGGCCGTCCCGAGTTCACCCCTGCCCTGGTGCCATTCGACGCCGAAGGCCTGGTGGCGCGCGTGCTGGGCGATGGCGTGCAATGGCCCGTGGACGTGCGGGACGCGGCCAGCGGCGCGGATACCGTGGTGTGGTGCGCGGTGGCCTCCATGGGCAACCCGCACGCGGTGCAACTGGTGGAGGACGTGGCCACGGCGCCTGTCGAGATCATCGGCAGGCAGATCGAAAGCCACCGCCGCTTCCCCAACCGCGTGAACGCAGGGTTCATGCAGATACTGGGCCGCGCCGAGGTGAAGCTGCGCGTGTTCGAGCGCGGCGTGGGCGAAACCCTGGCCTGCGGAACCGGGGCCTGTGCCGCCGTCGCCACCGGCATCCGGCTGGGCCTGCTCGACCGGCGCGTGGATGTCCACACCCCGGGCGGCCTGCTCACCATCGCATGGTCCGGCGACCCGCAGGACTCCGTTTTCATGACCGGACCGGCCACCACCGTGTTCGAAGGCCAGATCGACATTCCAGACGACCTATGA
- a CDS encoding MBL fold metallo-hydrolase, protein MPRSNQQLHIHREPASTRPAATVLLMRDAPTGNGDTVLEVLMTRRSPHASFLPGAYVFPGGGVDAQDASPASHAQTDHRPTQDAQRVTEAIAGIRESFEELGILIARHAEDGRFADATDIAAIDRSKPFVPQCAALGLRLAADDMHVLAHWTADRTSPKRFSVPFLVRRMPQGQEPVADESEQFEPVWVRPADALALHKEGKFFMIFPTIRTLDHLTRYPTVQALLDAISRDEAPLWNCCPRSGLVKGRETRFMDHEPAFGELALVTPDGQILHPLDWQSEHAVPLLKNVQRLTAPNPGVMTGPGTNSYLVGDPSTGYIAIDPGPDDAGHLERLWRAAGGDIRQIVCTHSHPDHSPGARPLQTLVEQYGKPRPPILGLASRPTAQAHSHFTPDRELADGELLQLRGPSPQGEVTHTLQAIHTPGHAANHVCFMLREDGLLFSGDHILNGSTTVVSPPDGNMDDYLESLSKLDAACGEFDANFIAPAHGYVIEKAREAIARLHAHRLAREAKVLKAMQAIPDGDVDDWVKIAYDDVPERMWPVALRSLQAHVDRIRAMEPGN, encoded by the coding sequence ATGCCCCGCTCGAACCAACAACTCCATATCCATCGCGAGCCCGCCAGCACGCGTCCCGCGGCCACCGTGCTGTTGATGCGTGATGCGCCGACAGGCAACGGCGACACCGTGCTCGAGGTGCTGATGACGCGCCGCTCGCCCCATGCCAGCTTCCTGCCCGGCGCCTACGTATTCCCTGGCGGCGGAGTCGACGCGCAGGACGCATCCCCCGCCTCGCACGCGCAGACCGACCACCGCCCGACCCAGGATGCGCAGCGCGTGACGGAGGCGATCGCGGGCATCCGCGAGAGCTTCGAGGAGCTGGGCATCCTGATCGCCCGCCACGCGGAGGACGGACGCTTTGCCGATGCCACCGACATCGCCGCGATCGACCGCAGCAAGCCCTTCGTCCCGCAGTGCGCCGCACTCGGCCTGCGCCTGGCGGCGGACGACATGCACGTGCTTGCGCACTGGACGGCGGACCGCACGTCGCCCAAGCGCTTTTCCGTGCCATTCCTGGTGCGCCGCATGCCGCAGGGGCAGGAGCCGGTGGCCGACGAGTCCGAGCAGTTCGAGCCCGTCTGGGTGCGCCCGGCCGACGCGCTGGCGCTGCACAAGGAGGGCAAGTTCTTCATGATCTTTCCGACCATCCGCACGCTGGACCACCTCACGCGCTATCCCACGGTGCAGGCGCTTCTCGATGCCATCTCGCGCGACGAGGCGCCGCTGTGGAACTGCTGCCCGCGCAGTGGCCTGGTCAAGGGCCGCGAGACGCGCTTCATGGACCATGAGCCGGCGTTCGGCGAACTGGCCCTGGTCACGCCCGACGGCCAGATCCTGCACCCGCTCGACTGGCAAAGCGAGCATGCGGTGCCCCTGCTCAAGAACGTGCAGCGCCTGACCGCACCCAATCCCGGCGTGATGACCGGCCCCGGCACCAACAGCTACCTCGTGGGCGATCCATCGACCGGCTACATCGCCATCGACCCTGGCCCGGACGACGCGGGCCACCTGGAGAGGCTCTGGCGCGCGGCGGGTGGCGACATCCGGCAGATCGTCTGCACCCATTCGCATCCGGACCACTCGCCCGGTGCCAGGCCGCTGCAGACCCTGGTCGAGCAATATGGCAAGCCCCGGCCGCCGATCCTCGGTCTCGCGTCGCGCCCCACGGCGCAGGCCCACAGCCATTTCACACCCGACCGCGAGCTGGCCGACGGCGAGCTGCTGCAGTTGCGCGGACCAAGCCCCCAAGGCGAGGTCACGCACACGCTGCAGGCCATCCACACGCCCGGCCACGCCGCCAACCATGTCTGCTTCATGCTGCGCGAGGACGGCCTGCTGTTCTCGGGCGACCACATCCTGAACGGGAGCACGACCGTGGTCAGCCCGCCCGACGGCAACATGGATGACTACCTGGAATCGCTGTCCAAGCTCGATGCGGCCTGCGGTGAATTCGACGCCAATTTCATCGCGCCGGCCCATGGCTACGTGATCGAGAAGGCGCGCGAAGCCATCGCCAGGCTGCACGCGCACCGCCTCGCCCGCGAAGCCAAGGTGCTCAAGGCCATGCAGGCGATTCCGGATGGCGACGTCGACGACTGGGTGAAGATCGCGTATGACGACGTGCCGGAGCGCATGTGGCCGGTCGCGCTGCGCTCGCTCCAGGCCCATGTGGACCGCATTCGCGCCATGGAGCCCGGCAACTGA
- a CDS encoding RNA pseudouridine synthase gives MQHKGCSRSVAEQYIEGGWVSVDGQVEEEPGMRVLDAQRVEVAADANLLDLAPVTLLLHQPANCSDPLDCLHPGTHSASDPQAGRIRVLQRHFRRLQDCAPLPLAAHGLAVFTQDRNIARRLIDDAQTMEHECIVEVSGDVAAADLASLRSGQPLPPAKVSRQSENHLRFALPGTAVRAIPALCASVGLKAVSVRRIRIGRIPLAKLEEGGWRFLGRGERF, from the coding sequence ATGCAGCACAAGGGCTGCTCGCGCAGCGTGGCCGAACAGTACATCGAGGGCGGCTGGGTCAGCGTCGACGGACAGGTCGAGGAAGAGCCCGGCATGCGCGTGCTCGACGCGCAGCGGGTCGAGGTGGCGGCCGACGCGAACCTGCTCGATCTCGCACCCGTCACGCTGCTGCTCCACCAGCCTGCCAACTGCTCCGATCCGCTCGATTGCCTGCACCCCGGAACGCACAGCGCGAGCGACCCGCAGGCAGGCCGCATCCGCGTGCTGCAGCGCCATTTCAGGCGCCTTCAGGACTGCGCGCCGCTGCCGCTCGCTGCGCATGGGCTGGCTGTTTTCACGCAGGACCGCAACATTGCGCGCAGACTCATCGACGACGCGCAGACGATGGAGCACGAGTGCATTGTCGAGGTCAGCGGCGACGTGGCTGCGGCCGATCTGGCATCGCTGCGATCGGGCCAGCCGCTGCCACCCGCCAAGGTCAGCCGCCAGAGCGAAAACCACCTGCGCTTCGCGCTCCCGGGCACGGCGGTGCGAGCGATCCCCGCGCTCTGTGCCAGCGTTGGGCTGAAGGCGGTGAGCGTCCGCCGCATCCGCATCGGCCGCATTCCGCTCGCCAAGCTGGAAGAAGGCGGGTGGCGCTTTCTGGGGCGCGGCGAACGGTTCTGA
- a CDS encoding YjgN family protein, with the protein MDATSASDIRLSTAPSSETAEKIRAHRLRFTGSGGEYFRVWIVNVLLSIVTLGFYTPFARKRTAQYFYGHSMIAGSALEFTAQQKRMVMGFLMVFALTAAYQLALRTGQDTAVSLFLLGGAALAPFIWASAMRFRLSNTRWRGLRLVFTANWKEIYKASWPVFALALVWIGTFFAIDALIPDAMAEGEESLRRRMPRIPGAAFGVLALSLFLTVLCFIRIEYNYRSLLVLRTRIGNEVSRWKPVYMDFVKIWAGTVLMFLFSMLLLVALGFAAYGGAALLIKSLMLGGGAMFVVILLVGAVLLLLLLLLASGPARAYREARMFHLVWNNTGISTIARFKCSLSVGGFVLLRLKNMLLTILTLGFYRPFARVNEYRMKFDSVTLYVKGSMDQLAGRLEQAQKEGFGDALADAAGLDLIG; encoded by the coding sequence ATGGATGCCACAAGCGCAAGCGACATCCGGCTCAGCACAGCACCATCCAGCGAGACCGCGGAGAAGATCCGCGCGCACCGCCTGCGTTTTACCGGCAGCGGCGGCGAGTATTTCCGCGTCTGGATCGTCAATGTGCTGCTGTCGATCGTCACCCTGGGTTTCTATACGCCGTTTGCCCGAAAGCGCACGGCCCAGTATTTCTATGGGCACTCGATGATCGCCGGCAGCGCGCTCGAATTCACGGCCCAGCAAAAGCGCATGGTGATGGGCTTCCTGATGGTGTTCGCACTCACCGCGGCCTACCAGCTCGCCCTGCGCACCGGGCAGGACACCGCCGTGTCGCTGTTCCTGCTGGGCGGCGCGGCGCTGGCGCCCTTCATCTGGGCCAGTGCCATGCGCTTTCGCCTGTCGAACACGCGCTGGCGCGGCCTGCGCCTGGTGTTCACCGCCAACTGGAAGGAAATCTACAAGGCCAGCTGGCCCGTGTTCGCCTTGGCGCTGGTGTGGATCGGCACATTCTTCGCCATCGACGCACTGATCCCGGACGCCATGGCCGAAGGCGAGGAATCCCTGCGCCGCCGCATGCCCCGAATTCCCGGAGCCGCATTCGGCGTGCTGGCGCTGTCGCTGTTTCTCACCGTCCTGTGTTTCATCCGCATCGAGTACAACTACCGCAGCCTGCTCGTGCTGCGCACACGCATCGGCAATGAAGTGAGCCGCTGGAAGCCGGTGTACATGGATTTCGTGAAGATCTGGGCGGGCACCGTGCTGATGTTCCTTTTCTCGATGCTGCTGCTCGTCGCGCTGGGCTTTGCGGCCTACGGCGGCGCGGCCCTTCTCATCAAGAGCCTGATGCTGGGCGGCGGAGCGATGTTCGTGGTCATTCTCCTGGTCGGCGCCGTGCTGCTTCTCCTGCTGCTTCTGCTGGCCAGCGGCCCGGCGCGCGCCTACCGCGAGGCGCGCATGTTCCATCTCGTCTGGAACAACACCGGCATCAGCACCATCGCACGCTTCAAGTGCTCGCTGTCCGTCGGGGGCTTCGTGCTGCTGCGCCTGAAGAACATGCTGCTGACCATCCTGACGCTGGGCTTCTACCGTCCATTTGCCCGCGTCAACGAGTACCGCATGAAGTTCGACTCCGTCACCCTCTATGTGAAGGGCAGCATGGATCAGCTCGCCGGTCGCCTGGAGCAGGCGCAGAAGGAAGGCTTCGGTGACGCACTCGCGGATGCCGCGGGACTCGACCTGATCGGATGA
- a CDS encoding M48 family metallopeptidase, translating into MTATAPALIRAHWFDGMSSQPRRVLVSLEPAGRSGPALLMHSLQSPGSQPRRYAHKDITWPERWSARRMPERLVLDLNDGGSLEILDTRGWQQALEQGGFRPGLAQRMQTRWPVFLGVFVVAAIGMGLFYRYGTPWAATQITRFVPLHWETALSQEAIAQMDEGMLKPSKLARERQAQLRGEFESLLAKMPPSLMRYHGYAPQYTLHFRRGMGANAFALPGGAIVLTDGLVETASRKKIGDDAIIGVLAHEIGHVAHRHTTRMVVEQGVLQTGLGLALGDVSSIVSMGSTMLTGLAYQRDHEREADCFAIAVLQGSGLSTAPMGALLLAMASDRKNEGKDEGNEKDGKSGDAAPQPPASSASTAAQSGDNKSADITIGDEGVFSLLSTHPETVARARQLKEGRSPHCPAER; encoded by the coding sequence ATGACCGCCACGGCCCCTGCCCTGATCCGCGCCCACTGGTTCGACGGCATGAGCAGCCAGCCCCGCAGGGTGCTGGTGAGCCTCGAGCCCGCCGGGCGAAGCGGCCCCGCGCTGCTGATGCATTCGCTGCAATCGCCCGGCTCGCAGCCCCGGCGCTATGCGCACAAGGACATCACCTGGCCCGAGCGCTGGAGCGCCCGGCGCATGCCCGAGCGGCTGGTGCTCGACCTGAACGACGGCGGCAGCCTGGAGATCCTCGACACCAGGGGCTGGCAGCAGGCCCTGGAACAGGGCGGTTTCCGGCCCGGCCTGGCCCAGCGCATGCAGACGCGTTGGCCGGTGTTTCTGGGGGTGTTCGTTGTGGCCGCGATCGGCATGGGCCTGTTCTACCGCTACGGAACACCCTGGGCAGCCACCCAGATCACGCGCTTCGTTCCCCTGCACTGGGAAACCGCGCTGTCGCAGGAGGCCATCGCGCAGATGGACGAGGGCATGCTCAAGCCCAGCAAGCTGGCCAGGGAGCGGCAGGCGCAATTGCGCGGCGAATTCGAATCGCTGCTGGCAAAGATGCCGCCGTCGCTCATGCGCTACCACGGCTACGCGCCGCAGTACACGCTGCATTTCCGCCGCGGCATGGGTGCCAACGCATTTGCGCTGCCCGGGGGCGCGATCGTCCTGACCGACGGCCTCGTCGAAACGGCAAGCCGCAAGAAGATCGGCGACGACGCCATCATCGGCGTGCTGGCCCACGAGATCGGACATGTCGCGCACCGCCACACCACGCGCATGGTGGTCGAGCAGGGAGTTCTGCAGACCGGCCTCGGCCTCGCACTGGGCGACGTGTCATCCATCGTCTCGATGGGCAGCACCATGCTGACGGGCCTGGCCTACCAACGCGACCACGAACGCGAGGCCGACTGCTTCGCGATAGCGGTGCTTCAAGGCTCCGGCCTCTCCACCGCACCCATGGGCGCGTTGCTGCTGGCCATGGCCAGCGACCGCAAAAACGAGGGCAAGGACGAGGGTAACGAGAAGGACGGCAAGAGCGGCGATGCCGCACCGCAGCCGCCCGCATCCTCCGCCAGCACCGCGGCACAGTCCGGGGACAACAAGAGCGCCGACATCACGATCGGTGACGAAGGCGTGTTTTCGCTGCTCAGCACCCACCCCGAGACGGTGGCCAGGGCCCGGCAGCTCAAAGAGGGCAGATCGCCGCATTGCCCGGCAGAAAGATAA
- a CDS encoding AraC family transcriptional regulator encodes MTSIRAARPRQTKLVPVKVDGITAPFYVRYDEYGAGTWADAHSHRLGHLNYTPHGTISMETADARFVAPPQYGIWIPPGVEHSCYMQQAAVYRAFYIQPELCEDLPRQTCLLTIGPIVKSILADFNQRGVDLPSSPEDLRLAQVLLDQMRCSQVQGSYLPEAQTPALQSILDALRMEPGHRGSVAQLAGRVFMTERTLARHCQQELGMSLGEWRQRLRYLRAVDSLEHGASVQAIAMDLGFSTASAFIAMFQREAGMSPDQFRKEVLMGASSV; translated from the coding sequence ATGACCTCGATCCGTGCCGCACGGCCCCGCCAGACCAAGCTCGTTCCCGTCAAGGTGGACGGGATCACCGCGCCGTTCTACGTGCGCTATGACGAATATGGGGCGGGCACCTGGGCCGATGCGCACAGCCACCGGCTGGGGCACCTGAACTACACCCCGCACGGCACGATCAGCATGGAGACGGCCGACGCGCGCTTCGTGGCGCCGCCGCAGTACGGCATCTGGATTCCACCGGGAGTGGAGCACAGCTGCTACATGCAGCAGGCGGCGGTGTACCGCGCGTTCTACATCCAGCCCGAGCTCTGCGAGGACCTGCCCCGCCAGACCTGCCTGCTGACGATCGGGCCGATCGTCAAGAGCATTCTGGCGGACTTCAACCAGCGCGGAGTGGATCTGCCCTCGTCGCCCGAGGACCTGCGGCTCGCGCAGGTGCTGCTCGACCAGATGCGCTGCAGCCAGGTGCAGGGAAGCTATCTGCCCGAGGCGCAGACGCCCGCACTGCAGAGCATCCTGGATGCATTGCGGATGGAGCCCGGGCACCGCGGTTCGGTCGCGCAGCTCGCCGGCCGGGTGTTCATGACCGAGCGCACGCTGGCGCGGCACTGCCAGCAGGAACTGGGCATGAGCCTGGGGGAATGGCGGCAGCGGCTGCGGTACCTGCGGGCGGTGGATTCTCTCGAGCACGGGGCCTCCGTGCAGGCCATCGCGATGGACCTGGGATTCAGCACCGCCTCGGCGTTCATCGCGATGTTTCAGCGCGAGGCCGGCATGTCGCCCGACCAGTTCCGCAAGGAGGTCCTGATGGGCGCGTCCTCCGTCTGA
- a CDS encoding DMT family transporter — protein MNYLFPLMAVLIWSVNTVVSKQAATSIHPAEIGFLRWLVAAVLLTPMLLPGVIRNWKSIRPQLPRILVLGMLGMVIYQTLAYFAAGFTTATHMGIILCLSPLMVLAISVGVLGQPLTWGGALGSLIALAGVVHVVTNGEPQVLFAQGFNRGDVLMIVAALAYAIYNILLKRWRMSPAIPTFQLLYLQMLVAVVAQLPVYLASEKTGINADNWALVAFAGTMASIAAPALWMTAVSRLGPNRSSIFFNLTPISTAIVASLWLDEHLHAYHWVGGALTIAGVVLAEKWITPLSRTRKATGSSMAARPGNMDTP, from the coding sequence ATGAATTACCTCTTTCCCTTGATGGCCGTGCTGATCTGGTCGGTCAACACCGTGGTCAGCAAGCAGGCCGCAACCAGCATCCACCCGGCGGAAATCGGCTTCCTCCGGTGGCTGGTCGCCGCCGTGCTGCTGACACCCATGCTCCTTCCCGGCGTGATCCGCAACTGGAAGAGCATCCGTCCCCAATTGCCGCGCATCCTGGTGCTCGGCATGCTGGGCATGGTCATCTACCAGACGCTTGCCTACTTCGCCGCGGGCTTCACCACCGCCACGCACATGGGCATCATCCTGTGCCTGTCACCGCTGATGGTGCTGGCGATTTCGGTGGGCGTGCTCGGCCAGCCGCTGACCTGGGGCGGTGCGCTGGGCAGCCTGATCGCGCTGGCCGGCGTGGTCCACGTGGTCACCAACGGCGAGCCGCAAGTGCTTTTCGCCCAGGGTTTCAACCGCGGTGACGTGCTGATGATCGTCGCGGCGCTGGCCTATGCGATCTACAACATCCTGCTCAAGCGCTGGCGCATGTCGCCCGCGATCCCCACCTTCCAGCTGCTGTACCTGCAGATGCTGGTGGCCGTGGTCGCACAGCTTCCCGTCTATCTGGCCAGCGAAAAGACCGGCATCAATGCGGACAACTGGGCGCTCGTGGCCTTTGCCGGAACCATGGCCTCGATTGCCGCACCCGCGCTTTGGATGACGGCCGTCTCGCGCCTGGGGCCCAACCGGTCGAGCATCTTCTTCAATCTCACCCCGATCAGCACGGCCATCGTCGCGTCGCTGTGGCTCGACGAGCACCTGCACGCCTACCACTGGGTGGGCGGCGCGCTCACGATCGCCGGCGTGGTGCTTGCCGAAAAGTGGATCACCCCGCTCTCCCGCACGAGGAAAGCCACGGGCAGCAGCATGGCGGCGCGCCCCGGGAACATGGACACCCCCTGA